From a single Paraburkholderia edwinii genomic region:
- a CDS encoding HipA domain-containing protein, protein MADILNVSTNGERVGHVTFEGKEAQYSFDYDKAWRARRGAFPLSPHIPFDQPASAPGTVHRFLENLLPEGRALDVATSFYHVSKNNTYGLIRLLGKEPAGALSFFTPEGDADAQAAQPPEALEAVRRAITNEELAERIARRNAVPFAVWDGQVRLSVAGQQDKLQVLVEGEQISLVDGALSSTHLLKPESLNPRTPFMVANEHFCMTLAARMGLPVAPVAIRRIPAAILLIERFDRDVMHDPNDPVRVAAVRRKHIIDGCQALDLPSAFKYERYLGNSVDVQNIRDGVSYEKLFSLRRYFEEPVNATTFLVRWAVLQLLIGNSDAHGKNVSFFLSGAGLTPAPMYDLVCVDAYGDAFVQDMAMGYGDAFRLHDLGAFAMADFAHRTGTRPAFLARECLRMARAAKAAAHELAASEVYVDEERGLVRQIAGFVSEQADRLTGIAPMISQVDPDLL, encoded by the coding sequence ATGGCGGACATTCTCAATGTCTCGACGAACGGCGAACGTGTCGGGCACGTTACGTTCGAGGGAAAAGAAGCGCAGTACAGCTTCGACTACGACAAGGCCTGGCGGGCGCGCCGCGGCGCATTCCCGCTATCGCCTCATATCCCCTTCGATCAACCCGCGTCCGCGCCGGGCACCGTGCATCGCTTCCTCGAAAATCTGCTTCCGGAGGGACGCGCTCTGGACGTGGCGACGAGCTTCTATCACGTCTCGAAGAACAACACATACGGTCTGATCCGGCTGCTTGGGAAGGAGCCGGCGGGCGCACTCAGTTTTTTCACGCCTGAAGGCGACGCAGACGCGCAAGCCGCACAACCTCCCGAGGCGCTCGAGGCCGTGCGCCGGGCAATCACAAACGAAGAACTGGCCGAGCGCATTGCCAGGCGAAATGCCGTTCCGTTTGCCGTCTGGGACGGACAGGTGCGGCTCTCGGTTGCGGGTCAACAGGACAAACTGCAGGTTCTTGTCGAAGGCGAGCAGATCTCGCTGGTAGACGGAGCGCTGAGTTCGACACACCTTCTCAAACCGGAATCGCTGAACCCTCGCACGCCGTTCATGGTGGCGAACGAACACTTCTGCATGACGCTCGCCGCGCGCATGGGGCTGCCGGTGGCGCCCGTCGCGATCCGTCGCATTCCGGCTGCGATACTGCTGATCGAGCGTTTCGACCGGGACGTGATGCACGATCCGAACGACCCGGTGCGCGTCGCAGCCGTGCGGCGCAAACACATCATCGATGGCTGCCAGGCACTCGATTTGCCGTCCGCATTCAAGTACGAGCGCTATCTCGGCAATTCCGTTGACGTACAAAACATTCGCGATGGCGTCAGCTACGAAAAGCTATTCTCACTGAGACGTTATTTCGAAGAGCCGGTGAATGCGACGACTTTTCTGGTTCGATGGGCTGTTCTGCAACTGCTGATCGGAAACAGCGACGCACATGGCAAGAATGTTTCATTTTTCCTGAGCGGCGCGGGCCTGACACCCGCACCGATGTACGACCTGGTCTGCGTCGATGCCTATGGCGATGCCTTCGTGCAGGACATGGCCATGGGCTACGGCGACGCGTTCCGTCTGCACGACCTGGGCGCGTTTGCCATGGCAGACTTTGCACACCGAACCGGTACGAGGCCGGCTTTTCTCGCGCGCGAGTGCCTGCGCATGGCGCGCGCAGCAAAGGCGGCAGCCCACGAACTCGCGGCGTCGGAAGTCTATGTCGACGAGGAACGTGGGCTGGTGCGGCAGATCGCCGGCTTTGTATCAGAGCAGGCCGACCGCCTCACCGGCATCGCGCCGATGATTTCGCAGGTCGACCCGGATTTGCTTTAA
- the aepX gene encoding phosphoenolpyruvate mutase, translated as MNAREPSFSATSVNSRSARLRQMLVSNELEFLMEAHNGLSARIVREAGFKAIWGSGLTISAQFGVRDNNEASWTQVVDQLEFMADASDLPILLDGDTGYGNFNNVRRLVRKLEQRGIAGVCIEDKQFPKTNSFINGERQPLADVDEFCGKIKAGKDSQLDENFSIVARVEALIAGWGMEEALRRAEAYRRAGADAILMHSKLSKPDEILEFAREWAGRSPIVIVPTKYYSTPTDVFRKAGISAVIWANHQLRAAVSAMQAVVKDIYENQTLVNVEDRVATVNEIFRLQDADEYSEAEDRYLSASRASGSAVVLAASRGKGLEAVTADRPKVMLPIAGKPLLRWLVDAFKKQGVNDITVVGGYRADAIDTAGIKLVVNEQHETTGELSSLACALDKLQGDTVISYGDLLFRSYIVRDLVESEAAFCVVVDSSDASETHAANQSVRDFAWCTASDDRDLFGNKVTLRRVSSDENDAPAGVTSKAPQGRWVGLMNVRGAGLARLKEVVAQLRTRADFASLDMPALLNALIEAGEEVEVQYVHGHWRGVNDLEDFRRAGDFAHAQTPLAQGGGADEGAR; from the coding sequence ATGAATGCACGCGAACCTTCTTTTTCCGCTACTTCGGTCAATTCACGCAGCGCCCGGCTGCGTCAGATGCTGGTCAGTAACGAACTCGAATTCCTGATGGAAGCGCATAACGGCCTGTCGGCGCGCATCGTGCGCGAAGCGGGCTTCAAGGCGATCTGGGGCTCGGGCCTGACGATTTCCGCGCAATTCGGCGTGCGCGACAACAATGAGGCGAGCTGGACCCAGGTGGTCGATCAGCTTGAATTCATGGCCGACGCGAGCGATCTGCCGATTCTGCTCGACGGCGATACCGGTTACGGCAACTTCAACAACGTGCGCCGCCTCGTGCGCAAGCTCGAGCAGCGCGGCATCGCCGGCGTCTGCATCGAAGACAAGCAGTTTCCGAAGACGAACAGCTTTATCAACGGCGAGCGTCAGCCGCTCGCGGACGTTGACGAGTTCTGCGGCAAGATCAAGGCTGGCAAGGATTCGCAACTCGACGAGAACTTCTCGATTGTCGCGCGCGTCGAGGCGCTGATTGCAGGCTGGGGCATGGAAGAAGCGCTGCGCCGCGCGGAAGCGTACCGGCGCGCGGGCGCCGACGCGATCCTGATGCACAGCAAGCTGTCGAAGCCCGACGAGATTCTCGAATTCGCGCGTGAATGGGCCGGCCGCTCGCCGATCGTGATCGTGCCGACCAAGTACTACAGCACGCCGACCGACGTGTTCCGCAAGGCAGGCATCAGCGCGGTGATCTGGGCGAACCATCAGCTGCGCGCGGCAGTGTCGGCGATGCAGGCCGTGGTCAAGGACATCTACGAGAACCAGACGCTCGTGAACGTGGAAGATCGCGTCGCGACCGTCAACGAGATTTTCCGCCTGCAGGACGCGGACGAATACTCGGAAGCGGAAGACCGCTACCTGTCGGCCTCGCGCGCATCGGGTTCCGCAGTCGTGCTCGCGGCGAGCCGCGGCAAGGGTCTCGAAGCGGTGACCGCCGATCGTCCGAAGGTGATGCTGCCGATCGCGGGCAAGCCGCTGTTGCGCTGGCTGGTCGATGCGTTCAAGAAGCAGGGCGTGAACGACATCACCGTGGTCGGCGGCTATCGCGCCGATGCGATCGACACGGCCGGCATCAAGCTCGTCGTCAACGAGCAGCATGAAACGACGGGCGAACTGTCGTCGCTCGCGTGCGCGCTCGACAAGCTGCAAGGCGACACCGTGATTTCGTACGGCGACCTGCTGTTCCGCAGCTATATCGTGCGCGACCTCGTCGAAAGCGAAGCGGCGTTCTGCGTCGTCGTCGATTCGTCGGATGCGTCGGAAACACATGCGGCCAACCAGAGCGTGCGCGACTTCGCATGGTGCACGGCGTCCGACGACCGCGACCTGTTCGGCAACAAGGTCACGCTGCGCCGCGTGTCGAGCGATGAAAACGACGCGCCGGCCGGCGTCACGTCGAAGGCGCCGCAAGGCCGCTGGGTCGGGCTCATGAACGTGCGCGGCGCGGGCCTCGCGCGTCTGAAGGAAGTGGTCGCGCAACTGCGCACGCGCGCGGACTTTGCGTCGCTCGATATGCCGGCGCTGCTCAACGCGCTGATCGAAGCAGGCGAAGAGGTTGAGGTGCAATACGTGCACGGCCACTGGCGCGGTGTCAACGATCTTGAAGACTTCCGCCGCGCCGGCGATTTCGCGCATGCGCAAACGCCGCTCGCACAAGGCGGCGGCGCGGACGAGGGCGCACGATGA
- a CDS encoding helix-turn-helix domain-containing protein, translated as MARTLPRPTSNADPLASNLADVGAIVRNWRAENGMPINDAADLLGVSKDVISRLENGRPIGLDKLFLILDGFGLNMLIVSKRNASIAREAVLESAAQSPDVSAEGAQ; from the coding sequence ATGGCCCGGACCCTGCCTCGCCCGACCTCGAATGCAGATCCATTAGCGAGCAATCTTGCTGACGTCGGCGCGATCGTGCGCAACTGGCGCGCTGAAAACGGCATGCCGATCAACGACGCTGCCGACCTGTTAGGCGTCTCCAAGGATGTGATATCGAGGCTCGAAAACGGCCGGCCGATCGGATTGGACAAGCTGTTCCTGATCCTCGACGGCTTTGGGCTCAACATGCTCATCGTGTCGAAGCGGAACGCCTCGATCGCGCGCGAAGCAGTGCTGGAAAGCGCGGCCCAGTCGCCGGATGTCTCCGCGGAGGGGGCCCAGTAA
- the aepY gene encoding phosphonopyruvate decarboxylase, with the protein MIEAAQFVEAARERGFDWYAGVPCSYLTPFINYVLQDPNLHYVSAANEGDAVAFVAGVTLGGKRGVTMMQNSGLGNAVSPLTSLTWTFRLPQLLIVTWRGQPGVADEPQHALMGPITPAMLDTMEIPWETFPTEAEAIGPALDRATKHMDETGRPYALVMQKGSVKPYELKAANTAPRGAAKAAVTQVSGVAPDALPTRNEALQRVIAHAPLESTVVLASTGFCGRELYAIDDRANQLYMVGSMGCLTPFALGLALARPDLHVVALDGDGAALMRMGVFATLGAYGTANLTHVLLDNGAHDSTGGQATVSPQVSFAGVAAACGYASAVETDQLSVLDDVLAASRANVDGPRFVRLAIRRGTPDGLPRPTITPPDVKTRLMRHIGAIASQ; encoded by the coding sequence ATGATCGAAGCAGCACAGTTCGTCGAAGCGGCGCGCGAGCGCGGCTTCGACTGGTATGCGGGCGTGCCGTGTTCGTATCTGACGCCGTTTATCAACTACGTGCTGCAGGATCCGAATCTGCATTACGTGTCGGCGGCGAACGAGGGCGATGCAGTCGCGTTCGTCGCGGGCGTGACGCTCGGCGGCAAGCGCGGCGTCACGATGATGCAGAACTCGGGGCTCGGCAATGCGGTCAGCCCGCTCACGTCGCTGACGTGGACGTTCCGGCTGCCGCAATTGCTGATCGTCACGTGGCGCGGCCAGCCCGGCGTTGCCGACGAACCGCAACATGCGCTGATGGGCCCGATCACGCCGGCGATGCTCGACACGATGGAAATTCCGTGGGAGACGTTTCCTACGGAAGCCGAAGCAATCGGTCCCGCGCTCGACCGCGCGACGAAGCATATGGACGAAACGGGCCGGCCGTATGCGCTCGTGATGCAGAAGGGCAGCGTCAAGCCCTATGAACTGAAGGCGGCCAACACGGCGCCGCGCGGTGCGGCGAAAGCGGCGGTGACGCAGGTGAGCGGCGTTGCGCCCGACGCGCTGCCGACGCGCAACGAAGCGCTGCAGCGCGTGATCGCGCATGCGCCGCTCGAATCGACGGTCGTGCTGGCGTCGACGGGTTTCTGCGGCCGCGAGCTGTACGCAATCGACGACCGCGCAAACCAGCTGTATATGGTCGGCTCGATGGGCTGCCTCACGCCGTTCGCGCTCGGCCTCGCGCTGGCGCGGCCCGATCTGCATGTGGTCGCGCTCGACGGCGACGGCGCCGCGCTGATGCGCATGGGCGTGTTCGCGACGCTGGGTGCGTACGGTACCGCGAACCTCACACACGTGCTGCTCGACAACGGCGCGCACGATTCGACCGGCGGCCAGGCGACGGTATCGCCGCAGGTGTCGTTCGCGGGCGTCGCGGCCGCGTGCGGCTACGCATCGGCGGTGGAAACCGATCAGCTGAGCGTGCTCGACGATGTGCTCGCCGCTTCGCGCGCCAATGTCGATGGCCCGCGTTTCGTGCGGCTGGCGATTCGCCGCGGCACGCCGGACGGCCTGCCGCGCCCGACGATCACGCCGCCCGATGTCAAGACACGTCTGATGCGCCATATCGGCGCAATCGCTTCGCAATAG
- a CDS encoding glycine zipper family protein yields the protein MSTYTYQIATNSRKDSSVDVLGPLMPARMFFFVVVEEPGRDGFLVRHTYATVDDPFLQELKLSPLANERQVFPERYGLWPKGTLESPATVAEHVLKFESITSYASSSTNFPGGAKRFSGKTVYVDIAAAKRSGAKLVTTEEIVQAIDQYKAGLNAEQRRKAEYIRRKILSMDSEVLVQPRPNVPAAGVFSKKSLGITLGIVRYARIVQVIGLGFTAYDLGVAADDSIRLKSVRPIGKEVIRQAGGWGGGVAGGWATAAAAARIGASTGSIVGIELGPGAVVTGLIGGIIFGAVGYFGGSWIADQIPDM from the coding sequence ATGAGTACTTACACGTATCAGATTGCCACCAACTCCCGAAAGGACTCGAGCGTCGACGTGCTAGGGCCACTCATGCCCGCGCGAATGTTCTTCTTTGTTGTTGTCGAAGAACCAGGCAGGGACGGGTTTCTCGTGCGGCACACATACGCCACTGTGGATGATCCCTTCTTGCAGGAATTGAAGCTGAGTCCGCTCGCGAATGAGCGACAGGTTTTTCCCGAAAGATATGGACTGTGGCCCAAAGGCACATTGGAATCTCCAGCGACCGTCGCAGAGCATGTATTGAAGTTCGAGTCCATTACGTCGTACGCGTCGTCAAGTACTAACTTCCCCGGTGGTGCCAAACGCTTCAGCGGCAAGACAGTTTATGTAGATATCGCTGCCGCCAAGCGCTCTGGCGCAAAGCTTGTGACCACCGAAGAAATCGTGCAGGCGATAGATCAATATAAGGCAGGTCTTAATGCGGAACAGCGGCGCAAAGCCGAGTACATCAGACGCAAGATTCTGTCGATGGACAGTGAGGTACTTGTTCAACCACGACCTAACGTTCCCGCAGCTGGTGTTTTTTCAAAGAAAAGCTTGGGCATAACGCTCGGCATCGTACGTTATGCTCGCATCGTGCAGGTTATCGGCCTTGGCTTTACCGCCTACGACCTCGGCGTGGCTGCGGATGATTCAATCAGGTTGAAAAGCGTGCGCCCTATTGGAAAGGAGGTGATACGGCAGGCGGGTGGCTGGGGTGGTGGCGTTGCCGGAGGTTGGGCAACCGCAGCTGCAGCTGCTCGCATTGGCGCATCGACGGGCTCCATTGTTGGCATCGAACTGGGTCCTGGCGCGGTGGTGACTGGTCTGATCGGTGGCATCATCTTTGGAGCTGTGGGATATTTCGGCGGCTCGTGGATCGCCGATCAAATCCCGGACATGTGA
- a CDS encoding PAAR domain-containing protein: MKRFYILQGDKTTSGGTVVDGLDCAFHHGTKFSFLGASVSCPACGTNGVIVPVGPRRKSNLFGKQFALEGDVCCCRCHPSPKLIASQRKSGDVFEAHELVEMGLTPQGVKAAKTPDMNFDERIRVVDSAGLPMAGVPYHIRTRSGAIYKGLTNSEGYSERVYTEKEQQLDVALGGEALARWNA, from the coding sequence ATGAAGCGGTTCTATATCTTGCAAGGAGACAAGACGACGTCTGGCGGAACGGTCGTCGATGGTCTCGACTGTGCGTTTCACCATGGCACGAAGTTCAGCTTTCTCGGAGCCAGTGTATCTTGCCCGGCCTGTGGGACAAATGGAGTGATTGTGCCAGTGGGGCCTCGCAGGAAGTCGAATTTGTTCGGCAAGCAATTTGCGCTCGAAGGCGATGTGTGCTGCTGTAGATGTCATCCGTCTCCTAAGCTCATCGCATCACAACGCAAATCAGGTGACGTCTTCGAGGCGCATGAACTTGTAGAAATGGGGTTGACGCCTCAAGGCGTGAAAGCCGCTAAAACGCCCGATATGAATTTCGATGAACGTATTCGAGTGGTGGACTCAGCCGGGTTGCCTATGGCTGGCGTTCCTTATCACATCCGTACTCGATCTGGCGCAATATATAAAGGCCTCACAAATTCAGAAGGTTACAGTGAGCGTGTCTATACGGAGAAAGAACAGCAACTGGATGTCGCTTTGGGCGGTGAAGCGCTTGCGAGGTGGAATGCATGA
- a CDS encoding 2-aminoethylphosphonate aminotransferase has product MLLLNPGPVTLSARVRNSLLQTDLCHRESEFFDLQDEARARLLQIYSLDPAQWTAVLMTGSGTAAVESMVAALVPENGKLLVVENGVYGERIAAIATQYRIAQTVVKHEWMQAPDVARIAAALDADRSITHVAAIHHETTTGRLNDLRALAAVCRERGVRLLVDGVSSFGAEAIDFADSTIAAVAATANKCLHGVPGAAFVIVRRDALEVAASRTYYLDLGRLARLQDQRNTPFTPSVHAYYALVEALRELADEGGWTARHARYAALAEQVRAGLAARGMASVLPADESSVVLRAYRLPNGVSYPRLHDALKACGFVIYAGQGGLSAELFRISTMGDIHAADIERLLQGFDGLVK; this is encoded by the coding sequence ATGTTATTGCTGAATCCCGGCCCGGTGACGCTGAGCGCACGTGTGCGCAACAGCCTGCTGCAAACCGATCTGTGCCACCGCGAAAGCGAGTTTTTCGATTTGCAGGACGAAGCGCGCGCGCGGCTGTTGCAGATCTATTCACTTGACCCGGCGCAATGGACCGCGGTGCTGATGACGGGCTCCGGCACGGCCGCGGTCGAAAGCATGGTGGCCGCGCTCGTGCCCGAGAACGGCAAGTTGCTGGTGGTTGAGAACGGCGTGTATGGCGAGCGCATTGCGGCGATCGCGACGCAATACCGGATCGCGCAGACGGTGGTAAAGCACGAGTGGATGCAGGCGCCGGACGTGGCGAGGATTGCGGCCGCACTCGACGCCGATCGTTCGATCACGCACGTCGCGGCGATTCATCACGAGACGACGACGGGCCGGCTCAACGATCTGCGCGCACTTGCCGCGGTATGCCGCGAACGTGGCGTGCGCCTGCTCGTGGATGGGGTGAGCAGCTTCGGCGCCGAAGCGATCGACTTCGCCGATTCGACGATCGCTGCGGTCGCGGCGACGGCGAACAAGTGTCTGCATGGCGTGCCGGGTGCGGCTTTCGTGATCGTGCGGCGCGATGCGCTCGAGGTGGCGGCTAGCCGTACTTACTATCTCGACCTCGGGCGGCTGGCGCGTTTGCAGGATCAGCGCAATACGCCGTTTACGCCGTCGGTGCACGCGTATTACGCGCTCGTCGAAGCGTTGCGCGAACTGGCTGATGAAGGCGGGTGGACGGCGCGTCATGCGCGCTATGCGGCGCTTGCCGAGCAGGTGCGGGCGGGGCTCGCCGCGCGTGGGATGGCGAGTGTGCTGCCGGCCGATGAGTCGTCGGTTGTGCTGCGTGCGTACCGGCTGCCGAATGGCGTGTCGTATCCGCGGTTGCATGATGCACTGAAGGCATGCGGCTTCGTTATTTACGCGGGGCAGGGCGGGCTGTCGGCGGAATTGTTCCGGATTTCGACGATGGGCGATATCCATGCTGCGGATATCGAGCGGTTGTTGCAGGGGTTTGACGGGTTGGTGAAGTAG